One Phaseolus vulgaris cultivar G19833 chromosome 11, P. vulgaris v2.0, whole genome shotgun sequence genomic window carries:
- the LOC137829269 gene encoding cysteine-rich receptor-like protein kinase 10 isoform X1, which produces MHAPWFLTVRSMCFGFLLCLSFSCLSYTQAQTPIYQGSYCQNSTQESLTTAYQTNLERILSWMSSDAATSKGYNYTSIGNSSTVYGLYNCRGNVVGYFCQFCVSNAAREVRQHCPNRVSATVMYDFCILRYSNENFFGKILTYPTWHAVGTKNIYNKEETKKGEDFMRGLIRKATVETNKLYYMDGFNLSFTQERYGFVQCSRDLTNGGCRECLEAMLAEVPKFYEQKLGWSIWSGTCMIKYDDYMFYLPETDKDGVNKRSKILIISFSVMGSITLLCLGVYFFWNRRRDGIRLSSFHKIQTEETLNTDLPIIPLITVLQSTDNFSEASKLGEGGFGSVYKGILPDGRQIAVKRLSKFSGQGSEEFNNEVMSIAKLQHRNLVRLFGCCLEENEKILVYEYMPNASLYFHLFDDEKRKQLDWKLRLRIINGIARGLLYLHEDSRLRVIHRDLKASNVLLDHDMNPKISDFGLARAFEIGQNQGNTKRVMGTYGYMAPEYAMQGLFSVKSDVFSFGVLVLETICGRKNNGFYLSKHGQTLLLYVSHPFGLINQISTILAN; this is translated from the exons ATGCATGCACCATGGTTTCTAACTGTGAGATCAATGTGCTTTGGTTTCTTGTTATGTTTGAGTTTCAGTTGTTTGAGTTATACACAGGCACAAACACCCATTTACCAGGGAAGTTACTGCCAAAACAGCACCCAAGAATCTCTCACCACTGCATACCAAACCAATCTTGAGAGAATCCTCTCATGGATGTCCTCAGATGCAGCCACAAGCAAAGGTTACAACTACACCAGCATAGGAAACAGCTCCACTGTGTATGGCCTCTACAATTGCCGTGGTAATGTGGTTGGATACTTTTGTCAATTCTGTGTCTCTAATGCTGCCAGAGAAGTTCGTCAGCACTGCCCCAATAGGGTGTCTGCTACAGTGATGTATGATTTCTGCATTCTGAGGTACTCAAATGAGAACTTCTTTGGGAAAATTCTTACATACCCAACATGGCATGCTGTTGGAACAAAAAACATTTACAACAAGGAAGAGACTAAGAAAGGTGAGGATTTTATGAGAGGCTTGATCAGAAAAGCAACTGTGGAGACCAACAAGTTGTACTACATGGATGGCTTCAATTTGAGTTTCACACAAGAAAGGTATGGCTTCGTGCAATGCAGTAGAGATCTCACAAATGGTGGGTGCAGAGAGTGTTTGGAGGCCATGTTAGCAGAAGTTCCCAAATTTTATGAGCAAAAATTAGGATGGTCCATTTGGTCTGGAACTTGTATGATAAAGTATGATGACTATATGTTCTACCTTCCTGAAACAG ATAAAGATGGAGTTAACAAGAGGTCAAAAATCTTGATCATCAGCTTCTCTGTGATGGGGTCAATAACTCTACTATGTTTGGGTGTATATTTCTTTTGGAACAGAAGAAGAG ATGGGATTCGGCTATCATCATTTCATAAAATTCAAACTGAGGAAACATTGAACACTGACCTGCCTATAATCCCATTAATCACAGTTCTGCAGAGTACTGATAACTTTTCAGAAGCATCTAAATTGGGGGAAGGTGGATTTGGCTCCGTTTACAAG GGAATTCTACCTGATGGAAGACAAATAGCAGTCAAAAGGCTGTCAAAATTTTCTGGACAAGGCTCAGAGGAGTTCAATAATGAAGTAATGTCTATAGCTAAATTGCAACATCGCAACCTTGTAAGACTCTTTGGATGCTGCTTGGAGGAAAATGAAAAGATACTTGTATACGAGTATATGCCAAACGCAAGTCTGTACTTTCACCTGTTTG ACGATGAGAAAAGAAAACAACTTGATTGGAAACTAAGATTACGCATTATCAATGGAATAGCAAGAGGCCTTCTATATCTTCATGAGGACTCTCGACTCAGAGTAATTCATAGAGATCTCAAAGCTAGCAATGTTCTATTAGACCATGACATGAATCCCAAAATATCAGATTTTGGATTAGCAAGAGCATTTGAAATTGGACAAAACCAAGGAAATACAAAGCGAGTAATGGGCACTTA TGGATACATGGCTCCTGAGTACGCTATGCAAGGATTGTTTTCAGTGAAATCTGATGTTTTCAGCTTTGGAGTTCTAGTTCTAGAAACCATTTGTGGGAGAAAGAACAACGGATTCTATCTCTCAAAACATGGTCAAACTCTTCTTTTATATGTGAGTCATCCCTTTGGTCTGATTAACCAAATATCAACAATACTAGCTAACTGA
- the LOC137829269 gene encoding cysteine-rich receptor-like protein kinase 10 isoform X2: protein MHAPWFLTVRSMCFGFLLCLSFSCLSYTQAQTPIYQGSYCQNSTQESLTTAYQTNLERILSWMSSDAATSKGYNYTSIGNSSTVYGLYNCRGNVVGYFCQFCVSNAAREVRQHCPNRVSATVMYDFCILRYSNENFFGKILTYPTWHAVGTKNIYNKEETKKGEDFMRGLIRKATVETNKLYYMDGFNLSFTQERYGFVQCSRDLTNGGCRECLEAMLAEVPKFYEQKLGWSIWSGTCMIKYDDYMFYLPETDKDGVNKRSKILIISFSVMGSITLLCLGVYFFWNRRRVLQSTDNFSEASKLGEGGFGSVYKGILPDGRQIAVKRLSKFSGQGSEEFNNEVMSIAKLQHRNLVRLFGCCLEENEKILVYEYMPNASLYFHLFDDEKRKQLDWKLRLRIINGIARGLLYLHEDSRLRVIHRDLKASNVLLDHDMNPKISDFGLARAFEIGQNQGNTKRVMGTYGYMAPEYAMQGLFSVKSDVFSFGVLVLETICGRKNNGFYLSKHGQTLLLYVSHPFGLINQISTILAN, encoded by the exons ATGCATGCACCATGGTTTCTAACTGTGAGATCAATGTGCTTTGGTTTCTTGTTATGTTTGAGTTTCAGTTGTTTGAGTTATACACAGGCACAAACACCCATTTACCAGGGAAGTTACTGCCAAAACAGCACCCAAGAATCTCTCACCACTGCATACCAAACCAATCTTGAGAGAATCCTCTCATGGATGTCCTCAGATGCAGCCACAAGCAAAGGTTACAACTACACCAGCATAGGAAACAGCTCCACTGTGTATGGCCTCTACAATTGCCGTGGTAATGTGGTTGGATACTTTTGTCAATTCTGTGTCTCTAATGCTGCCAGAGAAGTTCGTCAGCACTGCCCCAATAGGGTGTCTGCTACAGTGATGTATGATTTCTGCATTCTGAGGTACTCAAATGAGAACTTCTTTGGGAAAATTCTTACATACCCAACATGGCATGCTGTTGGAACAAAAAACATTTACAACAAGGAAGAGACTAAGAAAGGTGAGGATTTTATGAGAGGCTTGATCAGAAAAGCAACTGTGGAGACCAACAAGTTGTACTACATGGATGGCTTCAATTTGAGTTTCACACAAGAAAGGTATGGCTTCGTGCAATGCAGTAGAGATCTCACAAATGGTGGGTGCAGAGAGTGTTTGGAGGCCATGTTAGCAGAAGTTCCCAAATTTTATGAGCAAAAATTAGGATGGTCCATTTGGTCTGGAACTTGTATGATAAAGTATGATGACTATATGTTCTACCTTCCTGAAACAG ATAAAGATGGAGTTAACAAGAGGTCAAAAATCTTGATCATCAGCTTCTCTGTGATGGGGTCAATAACTCTACTATGTTTGGGTGTATATTTCTTTTGGAACAGAAGAAGAG TTCTGCAGAGTACTGATAACTTTTCAGAAGCATCTAAATTGGGGGAAGGTGGATTTGGCTCCGTTTACAAG GGAATTCTACCTGATGGAAGACAAATAGCAGTCAAAAGGCTGTCAAAATTTTCTGGACAAGGCTCAGAGGAGTTCAATAATGAAGTAATGTCTATAGCTAAATTGCAACATCGCAACCTTGTAAGACTCTTTGGATGCTGCTTGGAGGAAAATGAAAAGATACTTGTATACGAGTATATGCCAAACGCAAGTCTGTACTTTCACCTGTTTG ACGATGAGAAAAGAAAACAACTTGATTGGAAACTAAGATTACGCATTATCAATGGAATAGCAAGAGGCCTTCTATATCTTCATGAGGACTCTCGACTCAGAGTAATTCATAGAGATCTCAAAGCTAGCAATGTTCTATTAGACCATGACATGAATCCCAAAATATCAGATTTTGGATTAGCAAGAGCATTTGAAATTGGACAAAACCAAGGAAATACAAAGCGAGTAATGGGCACTTA TGGATACATGGCTCCTGAGTACGCTATGCAAGGATTGTTTTCAGTGAAATCTGATGTTTTCAGCTTTGGAGTTCTAGTTCTAGAAACCATTTGTGGGAGAAAGAACAACGGATTCTATCTCTCAAAACATGGTCAAACTCTTCTTTTATATGTGAGTCATCCCTTTGGTCTGATTAACCAAATATCAACAATACTAGCTAACTGA